The following are encoded together in the Oceanotoga teriensis genome:
- the sdaAA gene encoding L-serine ammonia-lyase, iron-sulfur-dependent, subunit alpha — translation MFTKFQDLIDLSIKTNKNLHEIIIEWEMLENGTDPILLKEESIKIINQMIESYREKLNNPSKSLTGWTGFNTEIYNEYKENSLFNNLISKAILIALATSENNASMGRVVACPTAGSSGVVPGALVSLYEEKNIPIEKLAEGLLISGAIGEFINRKGSLSGAVGGCQAEIGSATAMASGAIVYILDGDPDKVANAAALSMKFLMGLVCDPVGGFVEVPCVKRNPAGSVIAFTAADLAISGIKSAIPFDEVSQAMGKVGRSLPIDLRETGKGGIAATKTAKSLLDKFMGNKI, via the coding sequence ATGTTTACTAAATTTCAAGATTTAATAGATCTATCAATTAAAACTAATAAAAATCTTCATGAAATAATTATTGAATGGGAAATGTTAGAAAATGGTACAGATCCTATTTTATTAAAAGAAGAATCTATAAAAATAATAAATCAAATGATTGAATCTTATAGAGAAAAATTGAATAATCCTTCTAAAAGTTTAACAGGATGGACTGGATTTAATACTGAAATATATAATGAATATAAAGAAAATAGTTTATTTAATAATTTAATTTCTAAAGCTATTTTAATTGCTCTTGCAACTTCTGAAAATAATGCATCTATGGGTAGAGTTGTTGCTTGTCCTACTGCTGGATCTAGTGGAGTTGTACCTGGAGCTCTTGTTTCTTTGTATGAAGAGAAAAATATTCCCATTGAAAAATTAGCCGAAGGTCTTTTGATTTCAGGAGCTATTGGAGAATTCATAAATAGAAAAGGCAGCTTATCTGGCGCAGTTGGAGGTTGCCAAGCCGAAATTGGTTCAGCAACAGCTATGGCTTCTGGAGCCATAGTCTATATACTTGACGGAGATCCAGATAAGGTTGCCAATGCCGCAGCACTTTCGATGAAGTTTTTAATGGGTTTAGTTTGCGATCCAGTTGGAGGTTTTGTTGAAGTTCCTTGTGTTAAAAGAAATCCTGCTGGATCTGTAATCGCTTTTACCGCAGCTGATTTAGCCATTTCTGGAATTAAAAGTGCTATTCCTTTTGATGAAGTATCTCAAGCTATGGGAAAAGTTGGTAGATCTTTACCAATAGATTTAAGGGAAACTGGTAAAGGTGGTATAGCTGCAACTAAAACGGCAAAATCACTTTTGGACAAGTTCATGGGTAATAAAATCTGA